From one Candidatus Micrarchaeota archaeon genomic stretch:
- a CDS encoding nuclear transport factor 2 family protein, which produces MENGIEKQEKESALKFFGALGDIKKARYLFTKDCRHHNPYTEPGMDALLEAIVRVQGDKSMQGNKNATFKVRSVIAEGDMVAVYTTLQSEDKKSGLRQVHLFRFGSSGKIEEYWDVTQSTPANAPYPENMF; this is translated from the coding sequence GTGGAGAACGGGATTGAAAAGCAGGAAAAGGAATCTGCCCTGAAGTTCTTCGGGGCTCTTGGGGACATAAAGAAGGCAAGGTACCTGTTTACCAAAGACTGCAGGCACCACAATCCGTACACAGAGCCGGGAATGGATGCGCTCCTCGAAGCCATTGTAAGGGTGCAGGGCGACAAGTCGATGCAGGGCAACAAAAACGCTACATTCAAGGTTAGGAGCGTGATTGCAGAGGGAGACATGGTAGCAGTTTATACCACATTGCAGTCCGAGGACAAGAAGAGCGGGCTCAGGCAGGTGCACCTATTCCGCTTTGGCAGCAGCGGGAAGATAGAGGAGTACTGGGACGTAACGCAGAGCACACCTGCAAACGCGCCCTATCCTGAAAATATGTTCTAG
- a CDS encoding DUF460 domain-containing protein, which yields MYLIAGIDPGKTCGIVCLDLKGKLLYRAHRTFGGHDWLIEVLNGVGTPVIVASDKPNASELVRRVNSAFRSRLFSPEREFKVGEKRIAAMGLGINNPHERDAYVAAISAYHAYENKFKQVEHIAMENRYKDVDELKARVVERHSIREAIDGRKANRK from the coding sequence ATGTACTTAATAGCTGGAATAGACCCCGGAAAGACGTGCGGGATAGTCTGCCTGGACCTGAAGGGCAAGCTGCTGTACAGGGCCCACAGGACCTTCGGCGGGCACGATTGGCTCATAGAGGTACTTAACGGCGTGGGCACGCCGGTAATAGTGGCAAGCGACAAGCCCAACGCCAGCGAGCTTGTAAGGAGGGTGAACAGCGCCTTCAGGTCAAGGCTTTTCAGCCCGGAGAGGGAGTTCAAGGTGGGCGAGAAGAGGATCGCAGCGATGGGCCTCGGCATAAATAACCCGCACGAGAGGGACGCATACGTGGCCGCGATATCCGCCTATCACGCATACGAGAACAAATTCAAGCAGGTAGAGCACATAGCGATGGAAAACAGGTACAAGGACGTGGACGAGCTCAAGGCCAGGGTTGTTGAAAGGCATTCCATAAGGGAAGCCATTGATGGAAGGAAGGCAAACCGGAAATAG
- a CDS encoding arginine--tRNA ligase, with protein MNGSTYSNAVSKLSEAIGKAAGKLGHSAENITGTIEFSKGFGDFSSSISFRLAKELKKDANSIAREIMSKMEKPGFVSEITVENGFLNFHLDRNAFAEMVLRPNENPAKRKAGKVIIEYPSVNPNKPWHIGHLRNALLGDSISKMYSALGFDIEREDYIDDLGLQMAETLWWYVSTNRKPEKKFDHWLGEEYVKANQHINEESAKSGISDMMSLMSQDGTYESKLLRDVVNECVKAQYETAFNLSIFHDLLVWESDIVREKLLEKALHMLKGHGFVETPKEGDYANCILIDLKKIKDLPEEFKGLKEDVKVLVRSNGAPTYIAKDIAFHMWKFGMIENTFKYSAFMGRQPNGDALYTTSPEGKQMDFTNAKIAINIIDVRQSHPQSVLRLVFSTMGKKDEAGNIRHLAYGMVELESGALSGRKGTWQGYSADDLLRETEAKAMTLVSSRFKLGREEEHEIAKEVAIAAIKFEFLKVSPEKKIVFSWEKALNFEGNSGPYAQYMHARASRIMEEAPKELLKKEMRIPELNESEFALIKLISKKGFVLEKAVKELRPNVITDYISELGYAFASFYENSPILKAESDSEKLIRIKLTAAFKDSMKEMLEVIGICALERM; from the coding sequence ATGAACGGCTCAACATATTCAAATGCGGTCTCGAAATTGTCAGAGGCGATAGGCAAGGCCGCGGGCAAACTGGGCCACAGCGCGGAAAACATAACGGGCACAATAGAATTCTCGAAGGGATTCGGGGATTTCTCGTCATCCATATCGTTCAGGCTTGCAAAGGAGCTGAAGAAGGATGCGAATTCCATAGCAAGGGAAATAATGTCAAAAATGGAAAAGCCGGGGTTTGTCAGTGAAATAACGGTTGAAAACGGTTTCCTTAATTTCCATTTGGACAGGAACGCGTTTGCTGAAATGGTCCTGAGGCCAAATGAAAATCCAGCCAAGCGCAAGGCAGGCAAGGTCATAATAGAGTATCCGAGCGTAAACCCGAACAAGCCATGGCACATCGGTCACCTAAGGAACGCGCTTCTCGGGGATTCGATATCCAAGATGTATTCTGCCCTGGGCTTCGATATAGAGCGCGAGGACTACATAGACGATCTGGGCTTGCAGATGGCCGAAACGCTGTGGTGGTACGTGAGCACAAACCGGAAGCCAGAAAAGAAATTCGATCACTGGCTCGGTGAGGAATACGTTAAGGCCAACCAGCACATAAACGAGGAATCTGCAAAGAGCGGCATATCGGACATGATGTCGCTGATGAGCCAGGACGGAACGTATGAATCGAAGCTCCTGAGGGACGTGGTGAATGAATGCGTGAAGGCTCAATACGAAACCGCGTTCAACCTTTCCATATTCCATGACCTGCTCGTATGGGAAAGCGACATAGTAAGGGAGAAGCTCCTCGAAAAGGCGCTGCATATGCTCAAGGGCCACGGGTTCGTGGAAACGCCCAAAGAAGGGGATTACGCCAATTGCATCCTAATCGATCTCAAGAAAATAAAGGATCTCCCTGAAGAATTCAAGGGCCTGAAGGAAGACGTCAAGGTGCTGGTGAGGAGCAACGGCGCGCCAACGTACATAGCCAAGGACATAGCCTTCCACATGTGGAAATTCGGGATGATAGAGAATACGTTCAAGTACTCCGCATTTATGGGAAGGCAGCCGAATGGCGATGCGTTGTACACGACCAGTCCGGAGGGCAAACAGATGGATTTCACCAACGCGAAGATCGCGATAAACATCATAGACGTAAGGCAGAGCCACCCGCAGTCTGTCCTGAGGCTTGTGTTCAGCACCATGGGCAAAAAGGACGAAGCCGGAAATATCAGGCATCTGGCATACGGGATGGTCGAGCTTGAATCAGGGGCGCTCTCGGGGAGAAAGGGCACATGGCAGGGTTACAGCGCAGATGACCTGCTAAGGGAAACGGAGGCAAAGGCGATGACCCTTGTAAGCTCAAGGTTCAAGCTTGGCAGGGAGGAGGAGCATGAGATAGCAAAGGAGGTCGCAATCGCCGCAATAAAGTTTGAATTCCTGAAAGTCAGCCCTGAAAAAAAGATAGTGTTCTCGTGGGAAAAGGCGCTGAACTTCGAGGGTAACTCAGGCCCCTATGCCCAATACATGCATGCTAGGGCGTCAAGGATAATGGAGGAAGCCCCGAAGGAATTATTGAAAAAGGAAATGCGTATACCGGAACTGAATGAATCGGAGTTTGCGCTGATAAAATTAATCTCCAAGAAGGGATTTGTGCTTGAAAAGGCCGTGAAAGAGCTGAGGCCAAACGTGATAACCGATTACATAAGCGAGCTCGGCTATGCGTTCGCGAGCTTCTACGAGAACTCGCCGATACTCAAGGCAGAATCTGACAGCGAGAAGCTAATCAGGATCAAGCTAACCGCTGCGTTCAAGGATTCGATGAAGGAGATGCTTGAAGTTATCGGCATATGTGCATTGGAAAGGATGTGA
- a CDS encoding winged helix-turn-helix transcriptional regulator — MDMFYALAEPRRRKIIEMLATNGQMSATEISRNFRISPQAISQHLRILLETRLLRMEKHAQQHIYRVNPDSILELEAWVRQTKKLWDARFDRLDEVLKEENRHSKKTKM, encoded by the coding sequence ATGGACATGTTTTATGCGCTTGCTGAACCGCGTAGGAGAAAGATAATAGAAATGCTTGCAACTAACGGGCAGATGTCCGCGACAGAGATAAGCCGCAACTTCAGGATAAGCCCGCAGGCAATATCGCAGCACCTCAGGATACTTCTGGAAACGAGGCTCTTGCGGATGGAAAAGCATGCGCAGCAGCACATATACAGGGTAAACCCGGATTCGATCCTTGAGCTGGAGGCATGGGTCAGGCAAACGAAAAAATTGTGGGATGCGCGTTTTGACAGGCTGGACGAGGTATTGAAAGAGGAAAATAGACACTCGAAAAAAACAAAGATGTGA
- a CDS encoding HD domain-containing protein: protein MNKKTKRVAKAMQFSVVPLLQSQSSAHIPSRVIPMGAKGRLEPTELTKMEKQRLDTILKFMTEVNKLKRVRRTGWVRSKVKNPESVADHSFSTALLAYIIAKDLKLDANKAMLMALTHDINEVISGDIATRHREELQETSNVEKAKVEHKSHMKMLSHLQRKDRGEFTKIWKELKNQSSEEAKLVKQIDALDYIIQIALYSKEVDKKRFETFFLTARKKISNPDLLYIFDKVKKTVYGNKKINKGAI from the coding sequence ATGAACAAAAAAACAAAAAGAGTAGCGAAGGCTATGCAGTTCAGCGTAGTTCCGCTTCTTCAATCCCAAAGTAGCGCACATATACCCAGTAGAGTAATCCCAATGGGAGCAAAAGGGAGATTGGAACCTACAGAGTTGACTAAAATGGAAAAGCAAAGATTAGATACTATCCTAAAATTTATGACAGAGGTGAATAAGCTAAAAAGAGTAAGAAGAACTGGATGGGTCAGGTCTAAAGTTAAAAATCCCGAAAGTGTTGCTGACCATTCCTTCAGCACCGCACTTCTGGCTTATATTATTGCTAAGGATTTAAAGCTGGATGCCAACAAAGCGATGCTAATGGCACTAACTCACGATATAAATGAAGTAATATCTGGGGATATCGCAACACGGCATAGGGAAGAATTGCAAGAAACGAGCAACGTAGAAAAAGCCAAAGTTGAACATAAAAGTCATATGAAAATGCTCTCACATCTACAAAGGAAAGATAGGGGGGAATTTACAAAAATCTGGAAAGAATTAAAGAACCAAAGTTCAGAAGAAGCAAAGCTCGTCAAGCAAATAGATGCTCTTGATTATATAATACAGATTGCATTATATTCAAAAGAAGTTGATAAAAAGAGGTTCGAAACATTTTTCCTTACTGCAAGAAAGAAGATATCGAATCCAGACCTTCTTTATATTTTCGACAAAGTCAAAAAGACAGTTTATGGAAACAAAAAGATAAACAAAGGAGCGATTTAA
- a CDS encoding pro-sigmaK processing inhibitor BofA family protein, translating to MPIISGIISEFVLILGIFLILYIIFSLGRAILGLLLNLILGFISIFLLNAIFNLGIRFDLIVIIIVAVLGLPGTAVVVLLKLIGVSL from the coding sequence ATGCCAATAATAAGCGGAATAATATCAGAATTCGTGCTTATTTTGGGCATTTTCCTAATCCTGTACATAATATTCAGCCTGGGCCGCGCCATACTCGGGCTTCTGCTAAACCTCATACTGGGATTCATATCCATATTCCTTCTCAATGCGATATTCAATCTTGGAATAAGGTTCGATCTTATAGTGATAATAATAGTAGCTGTGCTCGGGCTCCCGGGAACCGCGGTAGTCGTATTGCTGAAGCTGATAGGGGTATCGTTGTGA
- a CDS encoding DUF4287 domain-containing protein, which produces MTYKAYIDNIKAKTGKDPEYYRKEAKKKGLVRHGDLLKWLKGKEKLGHGHANAIILYIQEPELARKKIAEDAKKEKAKKG; this is translated from the coding sequence ATGACCTACAAGGCATACATAGACAACATAAAGGCGAAGACCGGGAAGGATCCCGAGTACTACAGAAAGGAGGCGAAGAAGAAGGGGCTTGTCAGGCACGGCGATCTCCTAAAATGGCTTAAGGGCAAGGAAAAGCTGGGCCATGGGCATGCGAACGCGATAATCCTGTACATACAGGAGCCCGAACTCGCAAGGAAGAAGATTGCCGAAGATGCGAAAAAGGAGAAGGCTAAGAAAGGGTGA
- a CDS encoding SRPBCC domain-containing protein translates to MAEPSEKRELTITRTFDAPRNLVWRAWTDRNIVQKWWGPKGVTNPTCEWDPRPKGRINIVMQAGKEMGDFAGQRWPMDGKFIEVTPETRLVFTSRAIDERQEALVENMVTVELEERAGKTFMKLHIVVTKADAGRAKMMLEGMEMGWNSQSDKLVEEVHRMRG, encoded by the coding sequence ATGGCTGAACCAAGCGAAAAAAGGGAATTGACAATAACGCGCACGTTCGATGCGCCGCGGAATCTGGTGTGGAGGGCGTGGACCGACAGGAATATTGTGCAGAAATGGTGGGGACCGAAAGGGGTTACGAATCCCACGTGCGAATGGGACCCGAGGCCTAAAGGCAGGATAAACATAGTGATGCAGGCCGGGAAGGAAATGGGGGATTTTGCAGGCCAGAGGTGGCCTATGGACGGAAAATTCATAGAAGTGACTCCTGAAACAAGGCTCGTATTCACATCCAGGGCAATAGACGAAAGGCAGGAGGCGCTCGTAGAGAATATGGTGACTGTAGAATTAGAGGAAAGGGCAGGTAAGACATTTATGAAACTGCACATAGTCGTAACCAAGGCTGATGCCGGAAGGGCGAAGATGATGCTGGAAGGCATGGAAATGGGATGGAACTCGCAGTCGGACAAGCTGGTTGAGGAAGTGCACAGGATGCGGGGTTGA